The genomic stretch TCGTCCCAGCCAGGCGACCCCGGGGGCGGTCTCGGCTTGGGAGACGGTGATCCGGTGGGATAGAggtgggctggggcagaggggcgGGGGAACCTGGAGCCCAGAGGCCCAGGGTTTTCCCAGCTAGGCCACGCCcctcgtgcctcagtttcccagtctATTTGCGCAACGTCGGGGAAACTGGAGGGCCGGGCCCTACCCACCACCACACCCACGGTCTCCCGCGCTACAGGGGCGCGGGCCGGGCGGCCAGAGCACCCGAGTCTACGCCGCTCCGCCTCGCCTTGACGTCGGTGCTGACGCCACCCGCCCCCCTCGCCGCCACAGAGTCCGGTCGCCGCGCGGGGTTAACTCTTGCGCTGCCACCCGCCGTGCcgagacacccccccccccaccaacccagTAACCTTTCTCTCCTCTACCCCCGCCAGAGGAGGGGCCAGGCTGCCCGGACCGACGTGGGACAGGTCCTGGGCAGCCCAGCCGCCAGGCGAGGCGAGAGGCCCCGATCGGCATCCAGGTCTTTGCCAGCGCCTGGAATGCGCCTCCCTCCCCAATCCAAGTCCTTGTTTACTGCAACATCCCTCCCTCCGGCCCGGCCCTGACCCCTCCAGGGCTGGGCGTGTCCTTGTCCGGCTGCGTCTCCACGCCCCGGGCGGGGGGCTCCTCAGGCCCGGGGCGGCGACCTGTCACCCAGCAATTCGCTGTTTCAAGGTTCGAGtttcttatccccatttttaacATGAGACCGTCGAAGC from Balaenoptera musculus isolate JJ_BM4_2016_0621 chromosome 3, mBalMus1.pri.v3, whole genome shotgun sequence encodes the following:
- the LOC118892605 gene encoding protein SPT2 homolog — its product is MSLPPRLQQHFTARQGGRPRGAAELGVGRGGPGREGREGGEEAGKKWRGEETEGEGRKGAGEEGPGCPDRRGTGPGQPSRQARREAPIGIQVFASAWNAPPSPIQVLVYCNIPPSGPALTPPGLGVSLSGCVSTPRAGGSSGPGRRPVTQQFAVSRFEFLIPIFNMRPSKPRELPFWTHSIDQQVWDLVTLLSLREPRDTTTSGKSQQGHRS